The genomic segment CTGGCCCGGGACCGGTTCCTCATCGGCGATGCCGAGGGTGTCACCGACGAGATCGCGCGGTGTCGCGAGCGGCTGGGCGTCACCACGCTGATCGTCCGCCTGCAGTGGCCGGGGATGGAGCAGGAGCGCGTGCTGCGCGCCATCCGTGCGCTCGGCGAGCGCGTCTTCCCCCGCGTCCGCTGACGCACTATAATTCCCGCTCAGGAGGCCCTCGAATGAGGATCGTGCCCCTCGGCCGCCGCACGTTTCTCCGGACGACGGTGTCCGGCGCCGCTGTCGCCGCGTTCCCGCTGCCGCTGGGCGCGCAGCCCAGGAGCGTGAAGATCGGCGCCGTGCACCCGGTGACCGGCGCGCTGGCCGAGATCGGCCAGGCCTGCCGCCTGGGGGCCCAGATGGCCGCCGCCGCCGTGAACGCGGCCGGCGGGATCAAGTCGCTGGGCGGGGCCCGGCTGGAGCTGGTCCTGGGCGACACCGAGAACAGGCCCGAGGTGGCCCGCGCCGAGGCCGAACGCGTCATCAGCGCCGGCGCCCAGCTCCTGGTGGGGGCGTTTCACTCCGCGCAGACCGCGGCCATGGTGCCGGTCGCCCAGCAGAAGCGGGTGCCATTCCTCATCGACATCTCGGCGGCGGATCCCATCACCGCGAACGTCGCGGAATCGGTCAACAAGGGCGAGCAGAAGGTCCAGTACGTGTACCGCAACTTCCCGACCACGCGCGTGTTCGGCCGGCGGGCCGTGCAGTTCATGACCGAGATCTTCAAGGAGGTCGGCGTCCAGCCCAAGCGGGTCGTCCTCATCTACACCAACGACCTCTTCGGCCAGACCCAGGCCCGCCAGTTCCAGGCCGCCGTCAAGGAGCGGAACCCGGGCTTCGAGATCGTCGAGGCCATCCCGTATCCGGAAGCCGCCACCGATCTCTCCACCGAGGTCAGCAAGCTGAAGTCGCTCCGGCCCGACGTCATCGCGCCCGTCACGCGGGCGACGAGCGCGATCCTCCTGCTTCAGGAATTCGCCAAGCAGCGCGTGGAGGCTCTGGGTATCGTCAGTCCGGGAACGCCGGGCCTCTACGAGGCGGGCCAGATCGCTCAGCTCAAGGAGCTGATCGAGTACGTCATGGACAGCGTGCCGTGGCCGAACTTCAAGAACCGGCGCACGCAGAAGGTGGCCGAGGAGTACGTGAAGCGCTCGAGCGGCAAGACCTTCGACACGAACTCCGGCTATTCCTACGAGGCCATCCTCGTCCTGGCCGACGTGCTGGAGCGGGCGAAATCGACCGAGCCCGAGGCTGTCGTGGACGCCATCAAGAAGACGAGCATCAAGGACCCCCTCATGGTGGCGGCGGGGCCGCTCACGTTCAACGACGTCGGCGACAACCCCAACGCCTCGCCGGCGATGGTCCAGATCCTGGGCCAGAAGCCGGTCGTGGTCTGGCCCCGGGACGCCGCCGCCCAGAAGCTCGTCTTCCCGAGGCCCAAGCGCTGACCGATCCGGTCCTCGTCGGCCAGGGGCTGCTGAACGGCCCGCTGTTCGGCGGCGTCGCGAGCCTCACGGCCGGCGGCCTCGCCCTCATCTTCGGCATCACGCGGGTGATCAACTTCGCGCACGGCGACATGATGGTGTGGGGAATGTACCTGGCCTGGCTGGGCGCCCCGCGGCCGTCGCTCGGTCTGGCCCCTGTCGTGGTCGCCTCGATCTTTGATAATCTGGCGCGGGTCAACAGGGAGGGGACGACGGTGCTGCTGGTCGAACAGAACGTGCTCCGGGCGCTGCGGCTGTGCCACCGCGCCTACGCGCTCGAGAACAGAAGGATCGCCCTGACGGGGCCGCGCGATCACCTGCTGGCTGACGAAGGGATCAAGAGGGCGTATCTTGGCCGCTGATATGGGTCCGCTGCTCCTGGTCACCCTGGCCGTGGTCGCGCTCGGGCTCGCCGTCTGGGCGATCACCCTCGAGCGCCGCCTGCGGCGCCTGGGCCGGACGCTGGGGGACGCGCAGGCGCAGGTGACGCGCCTGGAGAGGCTCGGCGCGCTCGGCGAGATGGCCTCCAGCTTCGCCCACAGCTTCAACGACGTGCTCACGCCCATCATCGGGCGCACGCAGCTCCTGGCCCAGCGCATCACCGACCCCCAGCTGCGGGAGTGGGTCAACACGATCGAGCGCGCGGCGCTGGGCGGGGCCCAGACCGTCCGGCGGATCCAGGAGTTCATGCGCGTCCGCCGGGAGGAGCCGAGGGTGCCCGTGGATCTCGGCGCGGCGGTGGAGCGGGCGGTGGCGGCCACGACCTCGCGTCACCACCCGCGCGTGGAGATCAAGACCGAGCTGGGATCGGTGCCGCCGATGGCCGGCGATCCTCTGGCCCTCACCGAAGCGGTCGGCAACATCATCGCCAACGCGCTGGAGGCCGCCCCCGAGGGGGGCACGGTGACGGTGGCGGTGCGCATGGAGGACGGCGACGCGGTGGTCAGCGTGACGGACACGGGCATGGGCATGACGCCCGGCGTGCAGGCCCGCGTCTTCGAGCCCTTCTTCACCAGCAAGCCGGGCGCCACCGGCCTCGGCCTCTCCCTGGCCCACGGCATCGTCTCCCGCCACGGCGGGCAGATCGAGATCGACACCGCCCCCGGCCGCGGCACGACGGTCCGCATCAAGTTTCCCCTGGAGGGCGTGGCCCGCGCCCGGCCGCTGGGACCGGACGAGGCCCGCGCTCGGGGTGGGCCGGCGCGCTGCCTGGTCGTCGACGATGACCCCCAGGTGCGGGAGATGATCCGGGACATCCTGTCGAACGTGGGGCACAAAGTCGTGGTGGCCGTCGACGGCTCGGACGGGGTCGAGAAGTTCAAGGTCGATTCGTCGATCGACCTCGTCATCACCGACCTGGCGATGCCCAAGCTCAACGGGCTCCAGCTGGCGCGCGTGTGCAAGACGCTGCGACCGTCGGTGCCGGTGGTGATGCTGACCGGCTGGGGTGTGCTGCTGACCGAGGACGAGCTGGCCGAGCACGGCGTGGACGAGGTGCTGTCGAAGCCCGTGCGGATGGACCAGGTGCTGGGCGCCGTCGCCGCGGTCCGCGGGCGAACGGCCCGGGCATAATTCGGAGGGGACGGACGTTACGGCCCCCTCCGAGATCCATAGTCGGAGGGGGCCCCCTCCGAACCTCCCCAAAGGAGGTTGCGCGGGCAAAGCCCGCGCTGGAAACGCAAAGCCCGCTCGAAGCGGAGGGAACGGGGTGACGAGTCCCACCATCACCGAGGCGGTCAAGGCGCTCGTGGAGCGGCGCGACCTCACCCGC from the Candidatus Methylomirabilota bacterium genome contains:
- a CDS encoding ABC transporter substrate-binding protein — its product is MRIVPLGRRTFLRTTVSGAAVAAFPLPLGAQPRSVKIGAVHPVTGALAEIGQACRLGAQMAAAAVNAAGGIKSLGGARLELVLGDTENRPEVARAEAERVISAGAQLLVGAFHSAQTAAMVPVAQQKRVPFLIDISAADPITANVAESVNKGEQKVQYVYRNFPTTRVFGRRAVQFMTEIFKEVGVQPKRVVLIYTNDLFGQTQARQFQAAVKERNPGFEIVEAIPYPEAATDLSTEVSKLKSLRPDVIAPVTRATSAILLLQEFAKQRVEALGIVSPGTPGLYEAGQIAQLKELIEYVMDSVPWPNFKNRRTQKVAEEYVKRSSGKTFDTNSGYSYEAILVLADVLERAKSTEPEAVVDAIKKTSIKDPLMVAAGPLTFNDVGDNPNASPAMVQILGQKPVVVWPRDAAAQKLVFPRPKR
- a CDS encoding ATP-binding protein, translating into MAADMGPLLLVTLAVVALGLAVWAITLERRLRRLGRTLGDAQAQVTRLERLGALGEMASSFAHSFNDVLTPIIGRTQLLAQRITDPQLREWVNTIERAALGGAQTVRRIQEFMRVRREEPRVPVDLGAAVERAVAATTSRHHPRVEIKTELGSVPPMAGDPLALTEAVGNIIANALEAAPEGGTVTVAVRMEDGDAVVSVTDTGMGMTPGVQARVFEPFFTSKPGATGLGLSLAHGIVSRHGGQIEIDTAPGRGTTVRIKFPLEGVARARPLGPDEARARGGPARCLVVDDDPQVREMIRDILSNVGHKVVVAVDGSDGVEKFKVDSSIDLVITDLAMPKLNGLQLARVCKTLRPSVPVVMLTGWGVLLTEDELAEHGVDEVLSKPVRMDQVLGAVAAVRGRTARA